One Candida dubliniensis CD36 chromosome 1, complete sequence genomic region harbors:
- a CDS encoding YFW family protein, putative translates to MGINKNGKTDIDTKLNFSGLTLTTGSDTSESNEEPNFIDILYNSKLSDFSSFQYNAYYPSQQQQQPDINTSLEITPPNFLPSVAEAIVHLKLLKAFSVLKTKIIGNNNLIPNEYDIKKWQIYITDASRRFIIFISSIRSKFGIIKSDDEKEIYNDGNTKNEKFISIMKELMPPLDVIMVWHAFLLNPKSMYDVCIRNKIYQFANYPLPLYIIDQFIDDYTFEFHIPQSYKENYLNLLRSFTNNPIDLLYDNSKISMNEHLITLYCPKCHEPMTKPIPITNDENTGFSDTNFSTINIGHKKSKCYHGTPFNFNHDELRKLQLYCDMTNSKSLQGTHKYFSKVICPPKFTKRNPFLISDDVCKTLNKHWDVNKSLDEILKSLNAKHRRELVRQRVLLRNYLQFNLISLTVRGERERERGGGSVEVGEDLVGCVLRQERFVEKMNKFDWLHSPLVFKSLQEAVLRYSRFFEMLTDANLRQMLVPTLDIDLIWHTHQLTMYGYFRDCRGSPIHTVIDHDDKVDEGRLDDGFAFTAKKYKQLYKEEYSVCFCLYCTSKRSDSLRKFSNFFKTKKQTKKQEYLRQSHPLFSRGEGFSHISAHNSVRLPTNLASSRREKNPAPWADNTYLLYTTPLLFVIPPIAPINEDQCDFYGNGLCTSATTSCSSIGGTCCTIAPCSGNSGAACFGTGLNPGTYGHARIGGSVAEIGGVCGADNNSTTAGCAGASGCGGGASGNCSGGGGGGVSGF, encoded by the coding sequence gaCATTAATACTTCTTTGGAGATAACTCCCCCTAATTTTCTTCCTAGTGTGGCTGAAGCCATTGTTCATcttaaattattgaaagctttttctgttttgaaaactaaaatcattggtaataataatttaattcctaatgaatatgatattaaaaaatgGCAAATTTATATAACTGATGCATCTAGaagatttataatatttatatctTCAATAAGATCAAAATTTGGTATTATTAAaagtgatgatgaaaaagaaatttataATGATGGGAATaccaaaaatgaaaagttCATTTCAATTATGAAAGAATTAATGCCACCATTGGATGTAATAATGGTATGGCAtgcatttttattaaaccCTAAATCAATGTATGATGTATGTATTagaaataaaatttatcaatttgcCAATTATCCTTTAccattatatattattgatcaatttattgatgattataCTTTTGAATTTCATATTCCTCAATCATATAAAgagaattatttaaatttattaagaTCATTTACAAATAATCccattgatttattatatgaTAATAGTAAAATCTCCATGAATGAACATTTGATAACACTTTATTGTCCTAAATGTCATGAACCAATGACTAAACCAATACCAATTAccaatgatgaaaatacTGGATTTTCCGATACAAATTTTCTGACAATTAATATAGGTCATAAAAAACTGAAATGTTATCATGGTACAccttttaattttaatcaTGATGAATTAAGAAAATTACAATTATATTGTGATATGACTAATCTGAAATCATTACAAGGAACtcataaatatttttccaaAGTTATATGTCCACCAAAATTTACTAAAAGAAATCCATTTCTTATTAGTGATGATGTTTGTAAAACATTAAATAAACATTGGGATGTCAATAAATCATTGgatgaaattttgaaatctttAAATGCAAAGCATAGACGTGAATTAGTAAGACAAAGAGTATTGTTGAGAAattatttacaatttaatttgattagtTTAACAGTACGtggagaaagagaaagagaaagaggaggaggaagTGTTGAAGTGGGAGAAGATTTGGTGGGGTGTGTATTACGTCAAGAAcgatttgttgaaaaaatgaacaaatttgattggttACATTCACCTTTAGTATTTAAAAGTCTACAAGAAGCAGTATTACGATATTCACgattttttgaaatgttAACTGATGCAAATTTACGACAAATGTTGGTACCGACTTTagatattgatttgatatgGCATACCCATCAATTGACCATGTATGGTTATTTCCGAGATTGTCGAGGATCACCAATACATACGGTGATTGATCATGATGATAAAGTAGATGAAGGTAGATTAGATGATGGATTTGCATTCACAGcgaaaaaatataaacaattgtataaagaagaatattcagtttgtttttgtttatattgtACTTCAAAACGGTCTGATAGTCTTCGTAAATTcagtaattttttcaaaacgAAAAAGCAAACCAAAAAGCAAGAATATCTTCGACAATCACATCCATTATTTAGTAGAGGTGAAGGGTTTTCACATATTAGTGCCCATAATTCGGTAAGATTACCAACAAATTTAGCAAGTTcaagaagagaaaaaaatcCCGCTCCATGGGCTGATAATACTTATTTACTTTATACTACCCCTTTACTTTTTGTTATTCCTCCAATTGCTCCCATAAATGAAGATCAATGTGATTTTTATGGTAATGGATTGTGTACATCAGCAACAACCCTGTGTTCTAGTATTGGTGGTACATGTTGTACCATAGCACCTTGTTCAGGTAACAGTGGTGCCGCATGTTTTGGTACTGGACTCAACCCTGGTACTTATGGCCATGCCAGAATTGGTGGTAGTGTTGCTGAAATAGGTGGTGTATGTGGTGCCGATAATAATTCCACTACTGCAGGTTGTGCTGGTGCCAGTGGATGTGGTGGAGGAGCAAGTGGAAACTgcagtggtggtggtggtggtggagtAAGTgggttttga
- a CDS encoding CaTFA2; ScTFA2 produces the protein MSDLSAQLSAFKNKIKSGPSVIVPRKATFTQSPSSPLSTSSTTTTTTTTTLKNDVNVKKRSTTDSVTQVLKKQKANMGEMTGSHLSTQLHLAVEYIKEHDQPISVEKLQNYLSFDISHTLLPLLNEIDRVKYDESKGTLEYVSLHNIRSSDDLLEFLRRQTTFKGTSVKELKDGWTGCIIAIDELESQGKILVLRNKKENAPRLVWANNGGELGYIDNEFKIMWDQVKLPESDILYQKLLDQGLKPTGADPNLIKKQPQQKEKKQKKARRGKITNTHMKGILKDYSQLV, from the coding sequence ATGTCCGACTTATCAGCTCAACTTTCAGCTTTTAAGAATAAGATCAAAAGTGGACCATCGGTAATTGTTCCTAGAAAGGCAACTTTTACCCAATCTccatcatcaccattatcaacatcatctaccaccaccacaacaacaacaacaacattgaAGAATGATGTCAATGTGAAAAAAAGATCAACTACAGATTCAGTAACTCAAGTTTTGAAGAAACAAAAGGCAAATATGGGAGAAATGACCGGATCACATTTATCAACCCAATTACATCTTGCGgttgaatatattaaagAACATGATCAACCAATATCAGTAGagaaattacaaaattatttatcatttgataTATCTCATActttattaccattattaaatgaaattgatcgAGTCAAATATGATGAATCTAAAGGAACTTTAGAATATGTTTCATTACATAATATTCGTAGTAgtgatgatttattagaattTTTAAGACGTCAAACTACTTTTAAAGGAACTTCagtaaaagaattaaaagatgGTTGGACCGGTTGTATTATTGCTATAGATGAATTAGAATCACAAGGTAAAATCTTGGTGTTACgtaataaaaaagaaaatgctCCAAGATTAGTATGGGCCAATAATGGTGGTGAATTGGgttatattgataatgaatttaaaattatgtGGGATCAAGTGAAATTACCAGAATCAGATATATtatatcaaaaattattagatcAAGGATTAAAACCAACTGGAGCTGATcctaatttaattaaaaaacaaccacaacaaaaggaaaagaaacaaaagaaagCTAGAAGAGGGAAAATTACAAATACTCATATGAAAGGTATTTTAAAGGATTATTCTCAATTGGTTTaa